One stretch of Nocardia mangyaensis DNA includes these proteins:
- a CDS encoding alpha/beta fold hydrolase has product MRYNDSGGHGEPLILIHAAVFADWFVPFEREAAVAGLRRVRVTRTGYDDRVPVTPMSVADHAAECADLLRHLTIDRARILVHSSGTVVAMQLALDHSDLVGELVLVEPPLIDPLLPPADRATVAAALGPVIGPVIGAAAHGDLRTAFDTFLAAVCGPAHRSVIESALGRTGLERAERDCGYCFSGEMPALAAWQFDEESACRIEQPVHLVVGGDSPPFAHRWSTTSPRCCPTRAPRSSPGTTICCLSPAPRCSPS; this is encoded by the coding sequence ATGCGGTACAACGATTCCGGCGGCCACGGTGAGCCGCTCATCCTCATCCACGCGGCCGTCTTCGCCGACTGGTTCGTCCCGTTCGAGCGCGAGGCGGCGGTCGCGGGTCTACGACGCGTCCGGGTGACTCGCACCGGGTACGACGACCGCGTGCCCGTAACGCCGATGTCGGTGGCCGACCACGCCGCCGAGTGCGCGGATCTGTTGCGCCACTTGACGATCGATCGCGCACGGATCCTCGTGCACTCTTCCGGAACCGTGGTCGCGATGCAGCTGGCCCTGGACCATTCGGACCTGGTCGGCGAACTCGTCCTGGTCGAGCCGCCGCTGATCGACCCGCTGCTACCGCCCGCGGATCGGGCCACGGTCGCCGCCGCGCTCGGCCCGGTCATCGGCCCGGTCATCGGCGCCGCCGCCCACGGCGATCTGCGCACCGCCTTCGACACCTTCCTGGCGGCGGTGTGCGGCCCGGCGCACCGGAGCGTGATCGAATCCGCGCTCGGCCGAACCGGTCTCGAACGCGCCGAACGCGACTGCGGCTACTGCTTCAGCGGTGAGATGCCCGCGCTCGCCGCGTGGCAGTTCGACGAGGAATCAGCCTGTCGGATCGAGCAGCCGGTCCACCTCGTCGTCGGCGGGGACAGTCCGCCCTTCGCGCACAGGTGGTCGACTACCTCGCCGCGATGTTGCCCGACGCGCGCACCACGCTCGTCCCCGGGCACAACCATCTGCTGCCTCTCACCGGCCCCGCGGTGCTCGCCGAGCTGA
- a CDS encoding TetR family transcriptional regulator, whose translation MFLGQGYGATTLDQIAERAGVAVQTVTSTSATRRRCSRRHSTSPRSATTSRSRCSIGRGSTR comes from the coding sequence ATGTTTCTCGGCCAGGGCTACGGCGCGACGACACTCGACCAGATCGCCGAACGCGCGGGCGTCGCCGTGCAGACCGTCACTTCCACTTCGGCAACAAGGCGACGCTGCTCAAGGAGGCACTCGACGTCGCCGCGGTCGGCGACGACGAGCCGGTCGCGCTGCTCGATCGGCCGTGGTTCCACGAGATGA
- a CDS encoding MarR family winged helix-turn-helix transcriptional regulator, which produces MPDNESDLVMQVARTLRRRWAAAYAPLGLTPHQARALRVTGEHDGLRLSAVADALRISARSATEVVDALEKAKLVTRKPDPTDRRAILVAVTALGERTLGTLAAARTKEADEFFARLTAAERAALRDILGKLVP; this is translated from the coding sequence ATGCCCGACAACGAGAGCGACCTCGTGATGCAGGTGGCCAGGACGCTCCGTCGGCGCTGGGCGGCGGCGTACGCGCCGCTGGGTCTGACGCCCCACCAGGCCCGGGCGCTGCGCGTGACCGGCGAACACGATGGCCTGCGCCTCTCGGCCGTCGCCGACGCGTTGCGCATCAGCGCCCGCTCGGCCACCGAGGTGGTGGACGCCCTCGAGAAGGCGAAGCTGGTCACCCGAAAGCCCGACCCGACCGACCGCCGCGCGATCCTCGTCGCGGTGACCGCCCTGGGCGAGCGAACCCTCGGCACCCTGGCCGCGGCCAGGACGAAGGAGGCCGACGAATTCTTCGCACGCCTCACCGCCGCCGAGCGCGCCGCCCTGCGGGACATCCTCGGCAAGCTCGTCCCCTGA
- a CDS encoding ABC transporter ATP-binding protein: protein MEESPRGGRTRRPDPDDRAQLRDSPVSLRRITGLFAPYRLQLTMLTALIVAASTISLASPFLLRMVIDDALPHQNVTLLAWGVGGMLAVAVLTAVLGVWQTLISTTVGQRVMHALRTDVFRHLQRQSLAFFTRTRGGEVQSRLINDVGGMQSVVTSTATSIASNVTTVVGTAIAMAVLSWRLSLLSLVVLPPAIWLTRRVAMLRRDITAQRQRHLADLHGQVEEGLSVSGVLLGKTLGTGPLASAHFEKSSHDLVGLEVRARLAGRWRMATMNIVFAAIPAVIYLAAGLPATSSGMTIGTLVAFTSLQAGLFRPLMSLLDVGVEVTSSMALFSRIFGYLDLPVEIDEPAQPIDLDPRDVVGEVRFENVSFRYDAAGPDVLDDVSLVVPPGSTLALVGETGSGKTTLASLVARLHDATGGRVSIDRVDVRDLELSTLARIVGVVSQESYLLHTTIRENLRYAKPSATDAEIERAARAAQIHELIAALPQGYDTVVGSRGHRFSGGEKQRIALARTLLRDPRVLVLDEATSALDNETERAVQAAIDVVAQGRTVITIAHRLSTIRDADQIAVLDRGRVVELGDHAALIEGGGRYARLHGAAEVVAA from the coding sequence ATGGAAGAATCTCCCCGCGGCGGCCGTACCCGCCGTCCCGACCCGGACGATCGCGCACAACTGCGCGACTCCCCCGTGTCCCTGCGCCGGATCACCGGACTCTTCGCGCCGTACCGGCTTCAGCTCACCATGCTGACCGCCCTGATCGTGGCGGCATCGACGATCAGCCTCGCCTCACCGTTCCTGCTGCGGATGGTGATCGATGACGCGCTGCCGCACCAGAACGTCACGCTGCTGGCCTGGGGCGTGGGTGGGATGCTCGCCGTCGCCGTGCTCACCGCGGTGCTCGGCGTCTGGCAGACCCTCATCTCCACCACGGTCGGGCAGCGGGTCATGCACGCCTTGCGCACCGACGTGTTCCGCCATCTGCAGCGGCAGTCGCTGGCGTTCTTCACCCGGACCCGCGGCGGTGAGGTCCAGTCCCGGCTGATCAACGATGTCGGTGGCATGCAGTCGGTGGTCACCAGCACCGCGACCTCCATCGCCAGCAACGTCACCACCGTGGTCGGCACCGCCATCGCGATGGCGGTGCTGTCGTGGCGGCTGTCGCTGCTGTCGCTGGTGGTGCTGCCGCCGGCGATCTGGCTGACCCGGCGCGTCGCCATGCTCCGGCGCGACATCACCGCCCAGCGCCAGCGCCACCTCGCCGACCTGCACGGTCAGGTCGAGGAGGGGCTCTCGGTGAGTGGCGTGCTGCTGGGCAAAACACTCGGCACCGGCCCCCTGGCCTCGGCCCACTTCGAGAAGAGCTCGCACGACCTGGTCGGTCTCGAAGTGCGCGCCCGCCTCGCCGGCCGCTGGCGGATGGCCACGATGAACATCGTCTTCGCGGCGATCCCGGCCGTCATCTATCTTGCCGCCGGGCTCCCGGCGACCAGCAGCGGCATGACGATCGGCACCCTGGTCGCGTTCACCAGCCTGCAGGCCGGGCTCTTCCGGCCGCTGATGAGCCTGCTCGACGTGGGTGTCGAGGTCACCAGCTCGATGGCGTTGTTCAGCCGGATCTTCGGCTACCTCGACCTTCCGGTGGAGATCGACGAGCCCGCCCAGCCGATCGACCTCGACCCGCGCGATGTCGTCGGCGAGGTCCGGTTCGAGAACGTCAGCTTCCGCTACGACGCCGCCGGACCCGATGTGCTCGATGACGTCTCGCTCGTCGTGCCCCCCGGATCGACACTCGCTCTCGTCGGCGAGACCGGTTCCGGCAAGACCACCCTCGCTTCACTCGTCGCGCGACTCCATGACGCGACCGGCGGCCGGGTGAGCATCGATCGCGTCGACGTCCGCGATCTGGAGCTGAGTACCCTCGCTCGCATCGTCGGCGTCGTGTCCCAGGAGTCCTACCTGCTGCACACGACCATCCGCGAGAACCTGCGTTATGCCAAACCCAGCGCCACCGACGCCGAGATCGAGCGCGCGGCCCGCGCCGCCCAGATCCACGAACTGATCGCCGCGCTGCCCCAGGGCTACGACACCGTGGTCGGATCGCGTGGTCACCGGTTCTCCGGTGGGGAGAAGCAGCGCATCGCCTTGGCCCGCACCCTGTTGCGCGATCCGCGCGTGCTGGTGCTCGACGAGGCGACCAGCGCCCTGGACAACGAGACCGAGCGTGCGGTGCAGGCCGCCATCGATGTGGTCGCCCAGGGCCGCACGGTCATCACGATCGCGCACCGGCTGAGCACCATCCGCGATGCCGATCAGATCGCCGTTCTCGACCGGGGCCGGGTCGTCGAACTCGGCGACCACGCCGCGCTGATCGAGGGCGGGGGCCGCTATGCCCGCCTCCACGGCGCCGCCGAGGTCGTGGCGGCCTGA
- a CDS encoding DoxX family protein — translation MTTATPSANTADGSTYHPGKIRNRVLWTLQIVLGLFFIIASGGPKLVIPNTLMENAPENLTIPLGLLIFIGVVEVAGGIGLMVPRVSALAAIGLSVLTVLAAATQAFIADKPAMAIFPLVLAAIFAWIAYERRATITSLLR, via the coding sequence ATGACCACTGCCACCCCCTCCGCGAACACCGCCGACGGCTCCACCTACCACCCCGGCAAGATCCGCAACCGCGTCCTGTGGACGCTGCAGATCGTGCTCGGCCTGTTCTTCATCATCGCCTCGGGCGGCCCAAAACTCGTCATCCCGAACACCCTGATGGAGAACGCGCCGGAGAATCTGACCATCCCCCTGGGGCTGCTCATCTTCATCGGCGTCGTGGAGGTGGCGGGCGGCATCGGCCTGATGGTGCCACGGGTCAGCGCCCTGGCCGCCATCGGCCTGTCCGTGCTCACCGTCCTCGCCGCCGCGACACAGGCTTTCATCGCCGACAAGCCCGCGATGGCGATCTTCCCGCTGGTACTGGCCGCGATCTTCGCCTGGATCGCCTACGAACGCCGCGCCACCATCACCTCGCTGCTGCGGTGA
- a CDS encoding NAD(P)H-dependent flavin oxidoreductase, producing the protein MADSFLSTLRLPVVAAPMFLVSGPELVTAACAAGVVGSFPTQNCRTAADLDTWMGSITDALRAAAATEGRVAPWAANVITHSSNARLADDLRLVAEYQPQIVITALGSPKPVMDIVKGYGGTVIADVVNLRLARKAAAAGVDGMACVSAGAGGHTGHLSPFAFTSAVRELFDGLIIIGGGISDGHGVAGAVTAGADLVYMGTRFLAAAESMAVDGYKQMVVDHGPDDLVISSAITGTPASWLKPSLVACGLDPDNLIPPTGAKNYTAGAESMKRWKDVWAAGQGLQPIHAIEPVRTIVERIEEEYVAALRRSSRMITTAPR; encoded by the coding sequence ATGGCCGACTCGTTCCTGTCCACCCTGCGCCTGCCGGTCGTCGCGGCGCCGATGTTCCTGGTGTCCGGCCCGGAGCTCGTCACCGCGGCTTGTGCCGCGGGCGTCGTCGGATCGTTCCCGACGCAGAACTGCCGCACCGCGGCCGACCTCGACACCTGGATGGGATCGATCACCGACGCGCTGCGCGCAGCGGCGGCCACCGAGGGTCGGGTCGCCCCGTGGGCGGCGAACGTGATCACGCACAGCAGTAATGCGCGTCTCGCGGACGACCTGCGTCTCGTCGCCGAATATCAGCCGCAGATCGTCATCACCGCCCTCGGGTCCCCGAAGCCGGTGATGGACATCGTCAAGGGGTACGGCGGCACGGTGATCGCCGACGTGGTCAACCTTCGCCTCGCGCGCAAGGCCGCCGCCGCCGGCGTCGACGGCATGGCCTGCGTGTCGGCGGGCGCGGGCGGCCACACCGGTCACCTGTCGCCCTTCGCGTTCACCTCCGCCGTGCGCGAGCTCTTCGACGGGCTGATCATCATCGGCGGCGGCATCAGTGACGGTCACGGTGTCGCGGGCGCGGTCACCGCGGGCGCCGACCTGGTCTACATGGGTACCCGATTCCTGGCAGCGGCGGAGAGCATGGCGGTCGACGGGTACAAGCAGATGGTCGTCGACCACGGTCCCGACGACCTCGTGATCAGCTCCGCCATCACCGGCACCCCCGCGTCGTGGCTCAAGCCGAGCCTCGTCGCCTGCGGCCTCGACCCCGACAACCTGATCCCGCCGACCGGGGCGAAGAACTACACCGCGGGAGCGGAGTCGATGAAGCGATGGAAGGACGTCTGGGCGGCCGGTCAGGGGCTCCAGCCGATCCATGCGATCGAACCGGTGCGCACCATCGTCGAGCGGATCGAAGAGGAGTACGTCGCGGCGCTGCGGCGGTCGAGCCGGATGATCACGACTGCCCCGCGTTGA
- a CDS encoding class I adenylate-forming enzyme family protein, translated as MSIADVVRTAADRYGPAIAIEDSRGTRTFTELSDRAHALAGGLRGLGIAVGSRVVVLLGNSVEAVEVDLALALGGFVRVSLNPRVGPADWERVVGDSAPDALIVDPRVDGAAELVARTTSTVITVDPSASAAPSLEELATGLADHAGMPAPAPDSLCALHYSSGTTGVPKGAERTHANRLASLAAMRDHVLAGTLDGADPAVFLHAGPVIHTSGLFVLPFLEAGGRQVLLDHLGPAGLLDAVEAHAATHTALVPTVIARLLDFDDDRLSVLRHLRMLAYAGAPMPVEHIRQAYHRITPNLVQYYGMVEAIPPLTVLTAADHHRGVIGNADLLESVGRACPAAAIRVAANGDPVPDGEIGELVVAGPAVSPGYHNAGTRTDLGKSHVDGRLHTGDLGYRDLDGYIHLTGRSKDMIITGGYNVYPREVEAAISAIPGVDDVVVVGLPDEVWGQRIVAAYTSAVGAHVDGDVVLAESRTRLPDYKRPKAAHRVDRLPVTALGKVDRVAAATLLDALARAAS; from the coding sequence ATGTCCATAGCCGACGTGGTTCGCACCGCGGCCGATCGGTACGGGCCCGCGATCGCGATCGAGGACAGCCGCGGGACTCGGACGTTCACCGAACTGTCGGACCGGGCACACGCGCTGGCCGGAGGCTTGCGCGGCCTCGGCATCGCGGTGGGCAGCCGAGTCGTCGTCCTGCTCGGCAACTCTGTCGAGGCCGTCGAAGTCGATCTCGCGCTGGCGCTCGGCGGCTTCGTCCGAGTGTCGCTGAATCCGCGTGTGGGCCCGGCGGATTGGGAACGTGTCGTCGGGGACAGTGCGCCGGACGCCCTGATCGTCGATCCTCGGGTCGACGGAGCGGCCGAGTTGGTCGCGCGGACGACCTCGACCGTGATCACCGTCGACCCGAGTGCGTCGGCCGCGCCTTCGCTCGAAGAGCTGGCGACCGGTCTCGCCGACCATGCCGGAATGCCGGCGCCCGCGCCGGACTCGCTGTGCGCGCTGCACTATTCGTCCGGAACCACCGGGGTCCCGAAGGGGGCCGAGCGGACGCACGCGAACCGGCTGGCGTCGCTCGCCGCGATGCGTGACCACGTGCTCGCCGGCACCCTCGACGGAGCCGACCCCGCGGTGTTCCTGCACGCGGGCCCCGTCATCCACACCAGTGGGCTGTTCGTGTTGCCGTTCCTCGAGGCGGGCGGACGCCAGGTGCTTCTCGATCACCTCGGCCCGGCGGGCCTCCTCGACGCCGTCGAGGCACACGCCGCGACGCACACCGCGCTGGTGCCGACGGTCATCGCCCGGCTGCTCGACTTCGATGACGACCGGCTGTCGGTGCTGCGGCACCTGCGCATGCTCGCGTACGCGGGCGCCCCGATGCCGGTCGAGCACATCCGGCAGGCGTATCACCGCATCACCCCGAATCTCGTTCAGTACTACGGAATGGTCGAGGCGATCCCGCCCCTGACGGTGCTGACCGCGGCGGACCATCACCGCGGCGTGATCGGCAACGCCGATCTGCTCGAGTCGGTGGGGCGGGCCTGCCCAGCGGCGGCCATCAGGGTCGCCGCGAACGGCGACCCGGTTCCCGACGGAGAGATCGGCGAGCTCGTCGTCGCGGGCCCCGCGGTCAGCCCCGGCTATCACAACGCGGGCACGCGAACGGATCTGGGCAAGAGCCACGTCGACGGGCGCCTGCATACGGGTGACCTCGGCTACCGGGACCTCGACGGCTACATCCACCTGACCGGCCGCAGCAAGGACATGATCATCACCGGTGGGTACAACGTCTATCCCCGCGAGGTGGAAGCGGCGATCTCCGCGATCCCCGGGGTCGACGACGTCGTCGTCGTCGGGCTGCCCGACGAGGTGTGGGGCCAGCGCATCGTCGCCGCGTACACCTCGGCGGTCGGCGCGCACGTCGACGGCGACGTCGTGCTGGCGGAGAGCCGGACGCGGCTGCCGGACTACAAGCGCCCCAAGGCCGCGCACCGCGTCGACCGGCTGCCGGTGACCGCGCTGGGCAAGGTCGATCGGGTCGCGGCGGCAACGCTGCTCGACGCCCTCGCTCGCGCCGCATCGTGA
- a CDS encoding thiolase family protein — MTERHSPRDRRAPWVIDAVRTPFGAVRGALSHIRADDLAALPIAALARRHPSLDPGRIDDVIWGNANGAGEDNRNVARMAVLLAGLPHTIPGVSVNRLCGSGAEAVLSAVRRVAVGDAEIAIAGGSESMSRAPYVLPPVDSAFPRKIELIPTTVGWRMPNPRFPATWVETLGRSAELVAQQLGIGRVEQDEWALRSHELAGRAWTAGVHDGFVTPHPGLDRDESIRVTDAATLAALRPAFSRDGSVTAGNSSPINDGAVAALVGTGAVADELGVEPLGRVVSSAVVGVEPDKFALAPVPAIAKALDRAGLELADVRVLELNEAFAAMVLSCLRELPGIAADRVNPFGGAIALGHPLGASAARMVVDCLRHLRRLGGGVGVAAACIGVGQGIAIVLEA; from the coding sequence ATGACCGAACGCCATTCCCCCCGCGACCGACGCGCGCCGTGGGTGATCGATGCGGTCCGGACTCCGTTCGGCGCGGTCCGCGGCGCGCTCTCCCACATCCGGGCCGATGATCTGGCCGCGCTGCCGATCGCCGCGTTGGCCCGCAGGCATCCGAGCCTCGATCCCGGCCGGATCGACGACGTCATCTGGGGAAATGCCAATGGCGCGGGCGAGGACAACCGCAATGTGGCGCGGATGGCAGTGCTGCTCGCGGGACTCCCGCACACCATCCCAGGCGTGTCGGTCAACCGGCTGTGCGGCTCCGGCGCCGAGGCGGTGCTGTCGGCGGTCCGGCGGGTCGCCGTCGGTGACGCCGAGATCGCGATCGCGGGCGGCTCGGAGAGCATGAGCCGCGCGCCGTACGTGCTCCCGCCGGTGGACTCCGCGTTTCCACGCAAGATCGAACTCATCCCCACCACCGTCGGGTGGCGCATGCCCAACCCCCGCTTCCCCGCGACCTGGGTCGAGACTCTCGGCAGGTCGGCGGAGTTGGTGGCGCAGCAGCTGGGCATCGGGCGCGTCGAGCAGGACGAATGGGCGCTGCGGTCCCATGAGCTGGCGGGCCGGGCGTGGACCGCCGGCGTGCACGACGGCTTCGTCACGCCACATCCGGGCCTCGACCGCGACGAATCGATCCGCGTGACCGACGCGGCAACCCTGGCCGCCCTGCGTCCCGCCTTCTCGCGCGACGGCAGTGTCACCGCCGGGAACTCGTCGCCGATCAATGACGGCGCGGTCGCGGCACTGGTCGGCACCGGTGCCGTCGCCGACGAACTCGGCGTCGAACCGCTCGGCCGGGTGGTGAGCTCGGCGGTGGTCGGGGTCGAGCCCGACAAGTTCGCGCTGGCGCCGGTGCCCGCCATCGCGAAAGCGCTGGACCGCGCGGGACTCGAGCTCGCCGATGTTCGAGTACTCGAGCTCAACGAGGCGTTCGCCGCCATGGTCCTGTCCTGCCTGCGCGAGCTCCCCGGCATCGCGGCCGATCGGGTCAACCCCTTCGGCGGCGCCATCGCCCTCGGCCATCCGCTCGGCGCGTCGGCGGCTCGGATGGTGGTCGATTGCCTGCGCCATCTGCGCCGGCTGGGCGGCGGTGTCGGCGTGGCGGCGGCCTGCATCGGTGTGGGGCAGGGCATCGCTATTGTGTTGGAGGCCTGA
- a CDS encoding winged helix-turn-helix transcriptional regulator has product MTESGTTAPQSPVAQTIDLLGDRLTLAILREAFVDHARRFSQWIDRTGAPPAMLTARLTALVEAGLMERRPQQNGGDRHDYLLTELGMATWEILASVWAWQREWSPEGLVQPELVHIDCGHRGPPALMCGHCGRAVGTRDAQLELDRASLVLVARSGRRRSTRNAPSVSRVDLQFTEVMEAIGDRWSAMVTGLALSGVRRFGEFQSILSISPTTLTERLGRLSEMQILTRSERGGGREYVLTPRGRGLFPIFAFLLSWTELAHPDALPLGPRLRHPDCGSWLLPALRCRGCEVAMERTSVRFEPFPFGTRLPR; this is encoded by the coding sequence GTGACCGAATCCGGGACCACCGCACCGCAGAGCCCGGTCGCCCAGACGATCGACCTGCTCGGCGACCGGCTGACCCTGGCCATCCTGCGCGAGGCCTTCGTCGATCACGCGCGCCGCTTCAGCCAGTGGATCGACCGCACCGGCGCCCCGCCCGCCATGCTGACCGCACGTCTGACCGCGCTGGTCGAGGCGGGCCTGATGGAGCGAAGGCCACAGCAGAACGGTGGCGACCGCCACGACTACCTGCTGACCGAGCTCGGCATGGCGACGTGGGAGATCTTGGCCAGCGTCTGGGCCTGGCAGCGCGAGTGGTCCCCCGAAGGACTGGTGCAACCCGAGCTGGTGCACATCGACTGCGGCCATCGGGGACCACCGGCGCTGATGTGCGGGCACTGCGGCCGCGCCGTCGGCACCCGGGATGCCCAGCTCGAACTCGACCGCGCGTCGCTGGTCCTGGTGGCCCGCAGCGGGCGACGGCGATCGACCCGCAATGCCCCGTCGGTGAGTCGCGTCGACCTGCAATTCACCGAGGTCATGGAGGCGATCGGGGACCGCTGGAGCGCCATGGTGACCGGCTTGGCACTGTCGGGGGTGCGCCGCTTCGGTGAATTCCAGTCCATTCTGAGCATCTCGCCGACGACACTCACCGAGCGGCTGGGACGGCTGTCCGAGATGCAGATCCTCACCCGGAGCGAACGCGGCGGCGGCCGCGAATACGTGCTGACCCCGCGCGGCCGGGGACTGTTCCCGATCTTCGCTTTCCTGCTGTCGTGGACGGAGCTCGCGCATCCCGACGCACTCCCACTCGGCCCGAGACTCCGCCACCCCGACTGTGGTTCGTGGCTGCTTCCCGCGCTGCGCTGCCGCGGTTGTGAGGTCGCGATGGAACGCACCTCCGTGCGCTTCGAACCTTTCCCGTTCGGCACTCGGCTTCCGCGCTAA
- a CDS encoding aldehyde dehydrogenase family protein yields MFFETHLELLRAAAQANRTRVAWTGYAPITPPDLAQADAVLATFDGATLALSSPTGSVITADEISPYTGKALNVSYRAPSVDQALAGAAAVAATLRDADIERRVGVCLEALHRIHQRGPEFAAVTAHTTGQSLSMACSGSGTNALDRGLEAVAMAWSAMTRVPGQVSWRQRFGKSEVTLRKRFRIRPLGTALVVACASFPAWNAYPAILANLATGNPVLVKPHPRSVLATALAVGVIREVLTEAQLPADAVQLVVDTAEAPVAGQLATSPQVRIVDFTGSPTFGSWLERNVPNTLVFTETAGVNTVVLDSVSDLSAAMRTLAGGLSLFSGQMCTTPQNIYIPDAGVRTDAGVVARDDVVAALLSAIDDLAGAPRRAAAVCGALQSEATLHSITSLTDAAEANGTLLRRPVPYVHPDYPQARAVTPLVVRVDPRQGDTLPDGEQFGPVAFLVDCADTVSAVAHATASIRGHGAISSYLYCTDDAVIDEVADAYADAGASLSANLVSSMPMQFAAAYSDYHVTGLNPAGNATLTDESFIAGRFRIVQDRRQVEGA; encoded by the coding sequence ATGTTCTTCGAAACCCACCTCGAACTGCTGCGGGCGGCGGCGCAGGCCAACCGCACCCGCGTCGCCTGGACCGGGTACGCGCCCATCACCCCGCCCGACCTCGCGCAGGCCGATGCCGTCCTCGCCACGTTCGACGGTGCCACCCTGGCGCTCTCGTCGCCGACCGGCTCGGTGATCACCGCCGACGAGATCTCGCCGTACACCGGGAAGGCGCTCAACGTCAGCTACCGCGCACCATCGGTCGACCAGGCACTGGCCGGTGCGGCGGCCGTCGCGGCCACCCTCCGCGACGCCGACATCGAGCGCCGGGTCGGCGTGTGTCTGGAGGCGCTGCACCGAATCCACCAGCGCGGACCGGAGTTCGCGGCGGTCACCGCGCACACCACCGGGCAGAGCCTGAGCATGGCCTGCAGCGGAAGCGGGACCAACGCCCTCGACCGGGGCCTGGAAGCGGTGGCGATGGCCTGGTCGGCCATGACCCGAGTACCCGGACAGGTGAGCTGGCGGCAGCGATTCGGCAAGTCGGAGGTGACCCTGCGCAAGCGATTCCGGATCCGCCCACTCGGTACCGCACTCGTCGTCGCCTGTGCCTCGTTCCCCGCGTGGAATGCCTACCCGGCGATCCTGGCCAACCTCGCGACGGGAAACCCGGTACTCGTCAAGCCGCATCCCCGCTCGGTCCTCGCGACCGCGCTCGCCGTCGGGGTGATCCGCGAGGTGCTGACCGAAGCCCAGCTGCCCGCCGACGCCGTCCAGCTGGTTGTCGACACCGCCGAGGCTCCCGTCGCAGGTCAGCTCGCCACCAGTCCCCAGGTGCGGATCGTCGACTTCACCGGCAGTCCCACGTTCGGGTCGTGGCTGGAGCGAAACGTCCCGAACACCCTGGTGTTCACCGAGACCGCGGGCGTCAACACCGTTGTGCTCGATTCGGTTTCCGACCTGTCCGCGGCGATGCGCACGCTCGCCGGCGGTCTCTCGCTCTTCAGCGGCCAGATGTGCACCACGCCGCAGAACATCTACATCCCCGACGCGGGGGTGCGCACGGACGCGGGCGTGGTCGCCCGGGACGACGTCGTCGCCGCGCTCCTGTCCGCGATCGACGATCTGGCGGGCGCGCCGCGCCGCGCCGCGGCCGTCTGTGGCGCGCTGCAGTCCGAGGCGACGCTGCACTCGATCACCTCGCTCACCGACGCGGCCGAGGCGAACGGAACCCTGCTGCGCAGGCCGGTACCGTATGTCCACCCCGACTATCCCCAGGCCAGGGCGGTGACCCCGCTGGTCGTCCGGGTCGACCCCCGGCAGGGAGACACGCTTCCCGACGGCGAGCAGTTCGGTCCGGTCGCGTTCCTCGTCGACTGCGCCGACACCGTGTCCGCGGTGGCGCACGCGACCGCGAGCATCCGCGGCCACGGCGCGATCAGCTCGTACCTCTACTGCACCGACGACGCCGTCATCGACGAGGTGGCCGACGCGTACGCCGATGCCGGCGCTTCCCTCTCGGCGAATCTGGTGTCCTCGATGCCCATGCAGTTCGCGGCCGCCTACAGCGACTACCACGTCACCGGGCTCAACCCGGCGGGCAACGCGACCCTCACCGACGAGTCGTTCATCGCCGGGCGATTCCGCATCGTCCAGGACCGCCGCCAGGTCGAGGGAGCGTGA